The proteins below are encoded in one region of Bremerella sp. P1:
- a CDS encoding NRDE family protein — MCLLAIQYRSVPEAPILVAANREEFYDRPTLAPSIQSGKPRALCGIDQQAGGTWLGVNQHGLVVGCTNRRKMKRPAVPRSRGLLCRELLRASSAQAAVEVAMEGLMSEQYDGVNFVMADADSGWVVHGGDDVNAQRLEEGLNLIGGHDLNDSRDERVQLAHRLMTLQTLDSAVKFLAVSSKVFARPPAAQGRPGMVIEGKEWGTVSSTLISLGKKPRDAIFQYTEGPPTKVGYEDYSPLLRDILSRGLREARASRAEA, encoded by the coding sequence ATGTGCCTATTGGCAATCCAATACCGAAGCGTTCCTGAGGCCCCGATTCTCGTCGCGGCTAATCGGGAAGAATTTTATGATCGTCCCACGCTCGCTCCCTCGATTCAATCGGGGAAGCCACGAGCGTTGTGCGGCATTGATCAACAAGCTGGGGGAACCTGGCTCGGCGTCAATCAGCACGGTCTCGTTGTCGGATGCACTAACCGTCGCAAGATGAAGCGTCCAGCAGTACCTCGTTCGCGGGGACTTTTGTGCCGTGAACTGCTGCGGGCCAGCAGTGCTCAGGCTGCTGTCGAAGTGGCGATGGAAGGACTGATGTCCGAGCAGTACGACGGAGTCAACTTCGTCATGGCCGACGCCGACAGCGGTTGGGTCGTGCATGGTGGCGACGACGTCAACGCTCAACGCCTGGAAGAAGGCCTGAACCTGATCGGTGGTCACGACCTGAACGATTCGCGCGACGAACGTGTTCAGCTGGCTCATCGCTTGATGACCCTGCAGACGCTTGATTCGGCCGTGAAGTTCCTGGCCGTTTCCAGCAAGGTCTTTGCCCGTCCGCCAGCGGCTCAAGGTCGTCCTGGGATGGTGATCGAAGGTAAGGAATGGGGTACGGTCAGCAGCACGCTGATCTCGCTGGGCAAAAAGCCCCGCGACGCCATCTTCCAATACACCGAAGGTCCTCCGACCAAGGTTGGCTACGAAGATTACTCGCCACTGTTGCGAGACATCCTCAGCCGCGGTCTTCGCGAAGCCCGAGCTTCCCGAGCCGAAGCCTAG
- a CDS encoding WD40 repeat domain-containing protein has product MIRTLTIAFVVLLLPTRLAFAQMSASPWMLASDITIPADEDAQITMGPSGCPVIVVNREAWHIKSKKVVQTIPEGTEIGEYRCLSANGKYFAAFAGRRFDRGKPVNVWNLVTGEIVATVPGKSDTTYQVMKIMYNRYLLVAPYDGKTLTIWDLEENKKTRDVFVRAERIEEGQLTVSPDGKYLALCEGDKVSVMTLADGRYVGNMAAPLSDLESRSSWTLRARDVEDLEFSPDGQEMAAVYGTFSRQRLVVWNSKGQIIQDILLNVPYGRLNAYSLSWLPDQRGWIVDGNVIDRETKRITVQFKRPRNDNDEITVLDKYFLMGRFGEEAETITMIGLPWEEVARSLEAMNSVDNVIIGPGAKLSLYVYMRGQRSPSVDKARAAIGDAIVARLKADKMLYAADQDAYFRFNAEPASPEHQYGQLKLELLMKGSDEPIWSHTFSSSTATGFLQGLDKQEISDASATQVAAEIKRLQIPYFIPRTADFLPLPFVVQ; this is encoded by the coding sequence ATGATTCGAACACTTACGATTGCCTTCGTTGTTTTGCTGCTTCCCACGCGACTGGCCTTTGCCCAGATGAGCGCCTCGCCGTGGATGCTCGCCTCCGACATCACCATCCCTGCGGACGAGGACGCCCAGATCACCATGGGGCCTTCCGGTTGCCCGGTGATCGTGGTCAACCGCGAGGCCTGGCACATCAAATCGAAGAAGGTGGTGCAGACGATCCCCGAAGGGACTGAGATCGGTGAATACCGCTGCTTGAGCGCCAACGGCAAGTACTTCGCCGCATTCGCAGGCCGCCGTTTCGATCGTGGGAAACCAGTCAACGTCTGGAACCTGGTCACCGGCGAGATCGTCGCCACGGTGCCTGGCAAGTCGGATACGACCTACCAGGTGATGAAGATCATGTACAACCGCTACTTGTTGGTGGCTCCGTACGATGGCAAGACATTGACGATTTGGGATCTTGAGGAAAACAAGAAGACCCGTGATGTCTTCGTCCGAGCCGAACGCATCGAAGAAGGTCAGCTGACCGTTTCGCCGGATGGTAAGTACCTGGCACTGTGCGAAGGAGACAAGGTCTCGGTCATGACGCTGGCCGATGGTCGCTACGTGGGCAACATGGCTGCTCCGCTGAGCGATCTGGAAAGCCGTTCCAGTTGGACGCTCCGTGCTCGCGATGTCGAAGACCTCGAGTTCTCGCCCGATGGCCAGGAGATGGCGGCGGTCTACGGCACGTTCAGCAGGCAGCGCCTGGTGGTCTGGAACAGCAAGGGACAGATCATCCAAGACATCCTCTTGAACGTCCCTTATGGCCGCTTGAATGCGTACAGCTTGTCGTGGCTACCGGATCAAAGAGGCTGGATCGTCGACGGCAACGTCATCGATCGCGAAACCAAACGGATCACCGTTCAGTTCAAACGTCCGCGTAACGACAACGACGAGATCACGGTGCTCGACAAATATTTCCTGATGGGACGCTTCGGCGAAGAGGCCGAAACGATCACCATGATCGGCCTTCCCTGGGAAGAAGTCGCCCGGTCGCTGGAGGCGATGAATTCCGTCGACAACGTGATCATCGGCCCAGGTGCCAAGCTTTCGCTGTATGTCTACATGCGAGGCCAACGCAGCCCGTCGGTCGACAAAGCCCGGGCAGCCATCGGCGACGCGATCGTGGCCCGCCTGAAAGCGGACAAGATGCTTTACGCTGCAGACCAAGACGCCTACTTCCGCTTCAACGCCGAGCCTGCTTCGCCAGAGCATCAATACGGCCAGTTGAAGCTGGAACTTCTCATGAAGGGCTCCGACGAGCCGATCTGGTCGCACACGTTCTCATCGTCGACAGCCACCGGCTTCCTGCAAGGCTTGGATAAACAAGAGATCTCGGACGCATCCGCCACACAAGTCGCCGCCGAAATCAAACGCCTCCAGATCCCCTACTTCATCCCCCGCACCGCCGACTTCCTACCGCTGCCGTTTGTGGTGCAGTAG
- a CDS encoding beta-ketoacyl-ACP synthase III — MATAQPNSSPRSDTTSPRPVPSGRSHLRSLMGFQILGTGSYVPEKVVPNEDLSSLGCDPEWIIQRTGIRERRHAPENIATSDMAYESAIAAIKSAGIETDEIDLIVVGTFTPDSATPSTACRLQERLGIRAAAMDVSAACAGFLYAMITAAQFIKTGTSRRALVVGADLLSRISNPEDKKTYPLFGDGAGAVVLGPAGDDQGMLSYTLGSEGDGGPLLCVPGGGSREPLTEQGLSEGKQYLYMDGRSVFKWAVRVIEDSIRDVLYGANLTPDDISLVLLHQANVRIIDAACENLGFPREKMVVNLDLYGNTSAGSVPLVLDEAMQKGLINRGDKILMCGFGAGLSWGTTVFQW; from the coding sequence ATGGCGACGGCGCAACCCAATTCCTCTCCCCGCAGTGACACCACGTCTCCGCGCCCAGTTCCCTCTGGGCGAAGTCATCTTCGTTCACTGATGGGCTTTCAGATTCTTGGTACCGGCAGCTACGTGCCGGAGAAGGTCGTCCCCAATGAAGACCTCTCGTCGCTGGGATGCGATCCTGAGTGGATCATCCAGCGCACCGGCATTCGTGAGCGTCGTCACGCTCCGGAAAACATCGCCACCAGCGATATGGCCTACGAAAGCGCCATCGCGGCGATCAAGTCGGCCGGCATCGAGACCGACGAGATCGATTTGATCGTGGTCGGTACGTTCACGCCTGACTCGGCAACGCCCTCGACCGCCTGTCGACTCCAGGAACGCCTCGGCATTCGTGCCGCAGCGATGGACGTCAGTGCGGCCTGTGCCGGTTTCCTGTACGCCATGATCACGGCGGCCCAGTTCATTAAGACCGGCACCAGCCGCCGAGCCTTGGTCGTCGGTGCCGATCTGCTCTCGCGGATCTCGAACCCCGAAGACAAGAAGACCTATCCGTTGTTCGGCGACGGCGCCGGGGCAGTCGTTCTCGGACCGGCGGGCGACGACCAGGGCATGCTGTCTTACACGCTTGGTAGCGAAGGCGATGGCGGTCCGCTCTTGTGCGTCCCAGGCGGTGGTTCTCGCGAGCCCCTCACCGAACAAGGCCTATCCGAAGGCAAGCAGTACTTGTACATGGATGGCCGCAGCGTCTTTAAGTGGGCTGTGCGTGTGATCGAAGATTCGATCCGCGATGTCCTGTACGGCGCCAATCTCACGCCAGACGACATCTCGCTCGTCCTCTTGCACCAGGCCAACGTCCGCATCATTGACGCGGCCTGCGAGAACCTCGGCTTCCCGCGCGAGAAAATGGTGGTCAACCTCGACCTGTACGGCAACACGTCGGCCGGCAGTGTCCCGCTTGTGCTCGACGAAGCGATGCAAAAAGGTCTGATCAACCGCGGCGACAAAATCCTGATGTGCGGCTTCGGTGCCGGGCTATCGTGGGGTACGACTGTCTTCCAGTGGTAG
- a CDS encoding DUF2750 domain-containing protein gives MSSGRFAGAVDLSGPDRLQMFIHKVSDSQEMWGLYVDGWAEATDEDGKKALVVWPDEQHARLCATDKWRQHSPKMIKLSSFNERWVDKLVRMRLRVAVFPTPFDGPVFVDPVALRAELL, from the coding sequence ATGTCCTCAGGCAGATTTGCCGGAGCTGTCGACTTAAGCGGTCCAGATCGACTACAAATGTTCATCCACAAGGTCAGCGATTCGCAAGAGATGTGGGGACTGTACGTCGATGGCTGGGCCGAAGCGACCGACGAAGACGGCAAGAAGGCCTTGGTCGTTTGGCCGGATGAACAACATGCCCGCCTTTGCGCTACGGATAAATGGCGACAACACTCCCCTAAGATGATCAAGCTCTCCAGCTTCAACGAACGTTGGGTTGATAAGCTGGTCCGCATGCGGCTGAGAGTGGCCGTCTTCCCTACCCCGTTCGATGGGCCGGTCTTCGTCGACCCGGTGGCCTTGCGAGCGGAACTTCTATAA
- a CDS encoding ankyrin repeat domain-containing protein, translating into MLNPMNVLPVVGLGFLLCIVMALGCYPHPPKSAAFPGANGWRANDFFHDEQVIELCDSIDSNNPSKIKRLAEAGADVNAIGKDGMTLLLWAFARNNLECFEMLLQKGTNPNLTFQSRFGTNVIKPGDEIIHLATKASQDGFLGAVLTHDGDPNLTNANGDTPLCLVISHAPSKKQRIRMLLDAGADINGRGRSGDTPLMRAAGWGGQYGIALFLLQNGADPMVRQQPSLLNFVDVFVESENINPKSWTTQQQSDFEQIENWLTDHGISVANVRSDHQRWNRWIKNHPEVESHKDTLGYQERAASFSDENK; encoded by the coding sequence ATGCTCAATCCTATGAATGTCTTGCCTGTTGTAGGTTTAGGGTTTTTGCTTTGCATCGTCATGGCTTTGGGGTGTTATCCTCATCCACCCAAGTCCGCTGCATTTCCTGGGGCGAATGGCTGGCGAGCAAACGATTTCTTCCATGACGAGCAAGTTATCGAGTTATGCGACTCAATCGACTCCAACAATCCAAGCAAGATAAAACGTTTGGCTGAGGCAGGTGCTGATGTTAATGCAATTGGCAAGGACGGTATGACACTGCTGCTGTGGGCATTTGCCCGCAACAATTTAGAATGTTTTGAGATGTTGCTGCAGAAGGGTACCAATCCGAATCTCACATTTCAGAGTCGTTTTGGTACCAATGTCATTAAGCCTGGCGATGAAATCATTCATCTGGCGACGAAGGCATCACAGGATGGCTTTCTCGGTGCTGTCCTTACGCATGATGGAGATCCCAATCTGACAAATGCGAATGGCGATACCCCACTCTGTCTCGTTATTTCGCATGCTCCGTCAAAAAAGCAGAGGATTCGTATGCTGCTCGATGCTGGGGCTGATATTAATGGACGCGGTCGATCAGGGGATACGCCACTGATGCGTGCCGCAGGCTGGGGAGGGCAATATGGGATCGCGTTGTTCTTGCTGCAAAACGGAGCGGACCCTATGGTACGCCAACAGCCGAGTCTGCTTAATTTTGTCGATGTCTTCGTCGAAAGCGAAAATATAAACCCGAAGAGTTGGACTACCCAGCAACAGTCCGATTTTGAGCAAATTGAAAACTGGTTAACCGATCATGGAATCTCTGTCGCCAACGTACGATCGGATCACCAGAGATGGAATCGTTGGATCAAGAATCATCCGGAAGTAGAAAGCCATAAAGACACACTCGGTTACCAAGAGCGAGCGGCTAGTTTTTCCGATGAAAACAAATAG
- the epmA gene encoding EF-P lysine aminoacylase EpmA: MPNHSWRPTASIDNLKRRHEITQTVRAFFLALGFWEVETPLLSRDTVVDTHLDPVPVPLSWNPAKPSEGERYYLQTSPEFAMKRLVAAGADAIFQITKAFRLAEAGLQHNVEFTLIEWYRVGDDLQAGMQLLSDLAEAALQRGPAETISYAQLFQTHLGIDPLATTTQQLKAIAETHNVSVPESFSDDDIDGLLELLLSELIQPKLGFDRPVILYHYPASQAALARLDEADPRVACRFELFVDGMELANGYDELLDAEILVERNRTSNAARESLGKPALPEESQLIEAMRDGLPACSGCALGLDRLVMAAIGAKSIDEVIPFPTRLA, translated from the coding sequence ATGCCCAATCACTCCTGGCGTCCTACCGCGTCGATCGACAACTTGAAACGCCGTCACGAGATCACCCAAACTGTGCGGGCCTTCTTCCTGGCTCTCGGGTTCTGGGAAGTTGAGACGCCGCTACTTTCTCGGGACACGGTCGTCGACACGCATCTCGATCCCGTGCCGGTGCCGCTCTCCTGGAATCCGGCTAAGCCGAGCGAAGGCGAGCGATACTACCTGCAGACGTCGCCTGAGTTCGCCATGAAGCGGCTGGTGGCGGCTGGGGCGGATGCCATCTTTCAGATCACCAAGGCCTTTCGCCTGGCCGAGGCTGGCTTGCAGCACAATGTCGAGTTCACGCTGATTGAATGGTACCGAGTCGGCGACGACCTGCAGGCCGGCATGCAGCTACTATCCGATTTGGCCGAGGCCGCTTTGCAGCGAGGCCCAGCCGAAACCATCAGCTACGCCCAGCTCTTTCAGACGCATCTGGGCATCGACCCGCTGGCCACAACGACGCAGCAGCTTAAAGCGATAGCCGAAACGCACAACGTCAGCGTGCCGGAGTCGTTCTCGGATGATGACATCGACGGCCTGTTGGAACTGCTGCTATCGGAACTGATTCAGCCGAAGCTCGGCTTCGATCGGCCGGTGATCCTGTATCACTACCCGGCCTCGCAGGCAGCGCTGGCCCGGCTGGATGAAGCTGACCCGCGGGTAGCTTGCCGCTTTGAACTGTTTGTCGATGGGATGGAACTGGCCAACGGCTACGACGAACTGCTCGACGCCGAGATTTTGGTGGAGAGAAACCGAACCAGCAACGCGGCTCGTGAGTCACTCGGCAAGCCCGCTTTGCCAGAAGAGAGCCAGCTAATCGAAGCGATGCGCGACGGCCTGCCAGCGTGTAGCGGCTGTGCGTTGGGTTTGGATCGTCTGGTAATGGCGGCGATCGGAGCGAAGTCGATCGACGAGGTGATCCCGTTTCCGACGCGGTTGGCTTAG